Genomic window (Gavia stellata isolate bGavSte3 chromosome 35, bGavSte3.hap2, whole genome shotgun sequence):
TTTACACCCTGCTCCCCTGTCTTCTCTGCTTGCACTCTCCAATATAAAACAGCCTTTgggaaatgcaaaacaaaaattttcctAGCTCACCTGGTTAATTTTCACATCTCACCTTGCTCTGGTACCAGGACTCGGCCTCTGCCCGGCTCCGGTTGGCGATGTCCTCGTACTGCGCTTTGATCTCTGCGATGATGCTGTTCAGGTCCAGGTTTCGGTTGTTGTCCATGGACAGGACCACAGAGGTGTCGGAGATCTGTGACTGCATCTGAGACAGCTCCTGTAAGTCAAACAAATTTGTTCTCAGTCCCAGATGTTTCACTGTTGTGCTTGTCCCAGAGATGGTGTGTGGTAAAGGGGTAGGAACGGGGAGGAACTGCAGCTCCGAACAGCTCTCTCAGGCTGGTTCAATGCTGTTGGTAccaggaaaacaggaaaatagcAGAACTGGGAAATCTGGGAGATCCTTACTGCTTCGTAGAGGGCTTGCAGGAAGTTAATCTCATCTGTCAGTGCATCCACCTTGGTCCCCAGGTCCACCTTGTTCACGTAGGCAGCATCCGCATCCTGGAACCATGACAACAAAGGTAGTGAACCAAGCCTGGCCTATCTGCATCCTTGTACAAAGGCAGTTGTCATTTAATACGAACCTTTGGAGACGAACCAGAACTGAAGACTTTCTTGACCTCTGTGCCTTTAAACAGAGCCAAGAGTGAACTGGTTTCTCCCCTCCacctttttttgggggagggagggatgacGTCCATAGATCTAAGCAATTTTTGATATGTCAGAAGCcactgaatttcctttttttgccagTGCACAAAGAGATACTTTGGACAATGCTTAAAATAGTGGAAGTTTCTTATTGTGTCTCCTGCAGGTGGGACCAGGGGGGCTGTGGAGGGTGGGATTGGATACAGAAAGGCTGCAGAAGTGGCAGAGCATCTAGTGGAGTGACCACAAGGTATGGATTACCCAGATCTGATCTGGTACCTGGGGAACCAGGACTTGCCTGAATTTTGGATGAGGGGCCTGAAACAAGTCCTGTTGCCAAGGACTGACACACTGGCACAATTGGGTGTTTCTGCTTCAAGGAGGGATGACTACACGTTTGCTAAGTGCTTTGCCCAGCTTGGCACTGCTGGATAAAAAGGGTTATTTGCATTCAAAtgtgttttgcctttaaaaagtGTGTCCCTACTTTGTTGTTGGCGCCTCACCTTCTTGAGCAAAACAAAGTCATTCTCTGCAGTCGTGCGCTTGTTGATCTCCTCTTCGTACCTGTTGGGAAGGGGAGATGAGCGTCGCTTTACAGCTTCCATACTGCAACCCACCCCACCCACCATCGGCATATGGAAATCCCTTCTTCACGCGTTCATTGTAGGGTGCTCGTGGAGAGACTAGAGAGTCTGTTCCCAGGGGCATTTACCACCGATACATAGATCTTTGGAGGAAACAACAAGAAGAGCTGCCTAACAGTGCTATGTCCTTGCTATGTCAGTGCATATATTATAGGTAGCATTATTAGATATATATATCTCAACGATTATGATAGAAAGACAGCACCCTTGGGCTAGGTGGTGGGAGGAGGCCATCTAGAAAAGCTGCAGGCCTTCGTTAAAGGCACGTTTTATCCTCCCAGAAGTTTTTGCTGTGAATGGAAGCCTTGTACTCTCTAAATTTTCTCAGGCCGGGAGGGCTGGGTGGAGCTGTAGCTGAGCTCATCGCTGCCACACCTGGGTTAGTCAGAAGAGCCGGGATCTCTGACGCCAGCTCCCGCGGTGGCTTTGGGAGAGCTGGGGATagccagggaggagggaggatgaTGGCCTGGGCAAGGAAAGCCAAGGTCTGGATCATCAGCAGCGCGCAGTCCCACTCTTGGGAAAGGATAGAAACCAGCAATAGCCATGGACTGATGCCCAGCTCAAATGAAATGATTAAATGGGGGAGATGAAAGACGGGAGTTCAAAGGAAGGAGTCCATGCAGCTAATAAAACGTTAGCCTTTCATGACCCGTTCGTGGGGGAAGATTTCTTCACATCAGGAATACCCAACCCTTAAAATCATTTCCATTAAGCAAAGTCCTAGCCTGTATATAGATTTGTGTGTCTCTAAGGTCTTAGCCACATAGAAGAGGAAAACTAATTTGGCATATGTCTAATTTCTAATTGCCATATGGATTAGTATTTGACTCAGAAGAGCAAAGCATTAGGAAGAATACTTTGGGATCCAcgaactttaaaataaataaaggtaaGAAGAACAAATTCCTAGGAAAAGGGGACAGAAGCGGTGACGTCCTTTTGGTAGGTGTAGGCATTGTTGCCATAATGCAAGATGATGGTCCCTGCCCAGCAATGTGTATGATGTAATTGAGCTTTTGCCCAAAGATTCCCTGATCTGGAGCCAGAAGGAATATTTGCCACTTTATGTCAGATGCAGGCAGAGTATTAAAGTCTGAACCTCTTCTATGATGTGACCTTTGGTTGTCAAAGGATTTCTTGTCTGAATTCATGGTGCACCTGAGGGTCTTTTCTCAGCTGAGCAATCTctgttgctgctttgctgctcctGGCTGTGCTCATGTTAGatgttgcttttcaaaatttaaaatcGCTTTTACCATGGCCCTGTGACGAGAACAGAAGAAGGACGCTCTCTGACCCCGTTTATCAACAGTGGTATTGTGCTTACAGCCGGGATTCATCTCAAGTCAGCTACCTGGAACTTGGCTATTTTGGCTGAGCTCTGTTCTTTGGGGTTTCTTCTGTAGCTGATGGAGGAAGATATTCACCCTGGAATGTCATTTGTCCCATCCTGAAATGAATTAAGGAAATCCGGATGGCTGACTTGTAGCAGACCCTGAGGTCTTACATGACCAAACTGACAcaggacagatttttttctctgttaaatgtttcttttctgaaggcacagagaaCCATAAAAAAGAAGTCTCAAAGCAGACTGTGGATGATGATTTCTCTTCCCCAAGGCAGTCGTTTCTGTTCTGATGCTACTTTTGGGCTAGAGGCACTGTTGGTAAAGGTGGCAGAAGGTGTCAGACACATGATCTCCCCAgaaagggagagcagaggggtTTTAGCAGAATGCGCGTGTCCTTGTTTTGAATTGCAGCCTGCACCTACCTCTCATCTCTCGTTTTTCTGGTTCCAGATTGACAATTTAAGCTCCTTACTTATTCACATCCATTAAGCACTGTATCCCTCATGGGCATGGTAGCAGACGCTAACGCTTGATAGATGtttttccaaagtgcaaagAGTGGATCAGAGAGGGAACACCTTCTCCTAACAGCCTAAAGAGTTAATGAGCTGAGCTGAAACCCTCATCCAAGATTTCAGTGACTTTCCATGGGGTGGAAGCTAACTCCTGACTTTCAGAAGTGCTAAAACTATCCAATACATTGATATTAAGGGATattacaataattaaaaaacaaaaccaaaaaaaacccaaagacaaACACTTAAGCAcacacttaaaattaatttttctttttagacaGCTTTTCTCTCCTGGAAAGGAACCCACATCAGTAAGAAATGTGAGTGTTCAGAGTGCTCAATAGTCTTGTTAAGGTTCAGGTTTCATCCTGGTCTGTATTAAAATGACTACACGGGAGCTGAAACCATTTGGAAAGCTTAAGCTCTGGACAGACTAAGCTTTTGAGAAGCTGCTCCTGAACTACTGTGGATGTCTGAGCATCTGAGCCTTTTGCAACACTTAAAAAGTTCACCTGTCCCTGCAAAATATTCGCATATGTCTTGCAATGGGtagggtgctgctgctgacattTATACAGCAGCTAAAGCAAGGGGAACCGAGTCACTTCAGTCCTTTCTGAGGTCTCAGTTTTGGGGTTGCCTTGGGTCTTTTAATTCATCCAGGAAGAAGACAGAGTGAAGAAAAGCTGGACAGgtttctttctgtgtgtgtgttgctTACCTGAACTTGAAGTCTTCAACAGCATCCTGCATAGCCTTCAGCTCTGAGCTGAGCCGCAGCCTATCCCCTCCTAGAGCCTCGAGCTGTCTCCTCATGTTGCTGATGTACGCATCAAACATAGGTTCAACGTTATTTTTCACGATTTTTTGGTCTTTCAAGAGGCTCCATTTGGTTTCCAGCACTTTATTTTGTTGCTCCAGGAACCGCACCTGAAACCCATCAGAACAATTTAAATCATTTGGGATCATCAACTCAAAATCTGCCCCACTTTTCAATAGGTGGAGGCTTTAATATGaggggggttttggtttgtgtcATTTAAAGTGGGTATTAAAAGATCGTTGATAGGAAGATTTGGAAACCAGGAGCAGTATTCAACTGCAAAGAaacctggaaaaataattttcaccaTATCCAGACTGTCTACAGAACTCTGACAAAATGAGCTGTAGAGACAGTCTGGATAGGGAGGTAACAAGCTGAACAAAATCCTTAACTCTGTGCATTAAGGATTTAGAAGTAAATTTATAATGTTGAGAGCAATCCTGATCCTGCTGTACCAGCAATGGCAAACATGCCAGGCTGGATGAAGTGGAACGTGTCTTACCTTGTCGATGAAGGAAGCAAATTTGTTGTTGAGGGACTTGATCtggtccttctcctcctgcctcacTCTCTGCATGTTGGGGTCAATCTCCAAGTTAAGAGGTACCAAGAGGTGTTGGTTGACCGTGACCTCTTGAATACCTGCAGGGCCACATCCTCCTCCGAACCCAAACCCAGCTCCACCAACTCTATAAGCCAACCCGCCATGACCTGAGCCATAACTGTATCCTGATCTAGCAGAACAATACCCTCTGCTCATGGAAATCCTCTTGCTTGCTCCTAGATTGTGAAGGCTCCTGCTGCCAAAACCACCACTGATCCGTCCCACGCCTTCACCACTGCTGCGGGACATGGACATGGAGCTGAAGCTGCTTCGGTTAACAGGCATAGCGGCAGAAGCAGTACTGAAACTCTTAGTGAGTCCTCCTGGCCTGACGCTGACTGACTTCTGTGCGATCGTTCGCCGGTGGCGAGAGCAGAGGACAATGAGGTGAGATGGCAGGTGAGTAGAAATCTTTGGGAGTTTGGATCAGGAGTCCCCTCTGCCTTTTATCCTTTTGGAGAGCAGGGCTTGTCCACAGAGGACCGCAGCTCAGTTGACTGAGCTCATCGGTTTGGTATGCTGGCACATGGCCACCTTTCCCAACCCGCTAATCACCAGACTCGCTAATGCAATGGGCTGGCAACCTTCAGGCTCGTAAAACTAACCAAATTTTCTAACCTGTATTTTTCAGAGTGGGGATtactggtggggaaaaaaaaaatacttacatcCGGAAGTTCCCTTTGGGCTTGCTTTTAACTTGGTTAAAGGTGTCAGTGCCCATTTAGCTTAAAGCTGATGGGACTGACGTTGGTTGCCACAAGAGGGAATCTAGAGATGTTGAAAATGCCAGTTTGACATgctttgctaaagaaaaaactGACTTTGCTTCCTGATTGCCAGCCGTCTTGGGGTAGGAGCAACCTGACCTGATCTAGGCAAGAAGTCAGATGTCTTGGTCTGCAGTCCTCATCTTTGCAGGCGACACTTCATCTGCACAGAGGTACTTCTGGTAAAGACGGTCATTTGGGAGGCACCTGTGCCTTTCCGTTGGCTACAAAGGGAGCCTGGATCCTTTGCTTGGCCGAAATGCTGAATGATGAGATAGCTAAAAGTACATGGTCCCccagagagaaaacagcctGACTTGTAAAAGTCCAGGTCATCAGATGGCTGTTTGATGCTGGAGAGTGTTTAAATAACAAACCAAATACCATTTCTGCTGGTGTCGGTGGAAATATGGTCCAGAGATGCCAGAGAAGGATGGGCAGATGTTGAAGAGGACGAGCCATTTCCTTTCCAGTAGTGTATTATTGTGCTTAGATCTAGAGGATTAATGAAAAGCTGGCGTTTATTATATCGGCTTCTCTTTAGGCTAGGAGTCAGCATGCGCTTAATGTGCGTCACGTTTACCTCTAACGTGTTAGTCACTCAGCAGGGTTGTGTCGGAGACTGAACCAGCACAATCTCCTGCGGTAATCTCAGcgcatttttttttcttaatatgaGTTTTGGTGCTTTTGTAGTTTGTCTCTCGTTACTGCTGTTCAGGAGATCAGAGAAGGGGAACTAAACCTTCCTTACCCTCAGGGTCTGTAACTATCTCACAGCCTTTATCTGGGGACATTATTCTTCCTAAAGACTGTGAGTTTGGGGGTTTAATGggtcttttccatttctaattATGGTAATGGCAATGACGGCATTTTATTAGCCCCTGCAGCTACTGCACGTACGGAACAGTGTGAGCTGAAGTACTTGCTTTCTTGGGAAAAACTAGATTTATATCCCTACATGACTCATCACATAAAACTTGGACAGATTACAGGGGTTTGGGCGCGATCAAGGTGGCATGAAAATGCTGAGATGCCGTAATGTAGAAATTAAGATAGAAGGACGTCTTCTCTATTGCCTACTAGGAAGAGTAGGTATTTTCCCATCCTGTGGAAGATACTGATGCTAAAAAACTTTGCTCGCACAACTGCGAATGGCACATCCAACTGCTCTATTCTTGTTGGATATAGGAGGTGTCCATGGAGTTACAGTGAGTGCTGAGGAAGGAAAGGTCTCAACTCGTGTGTATGACTTTTGTTTACCTTCAGCTCTATTCTGCTATGTCAACCACTCTTTTCCCCAAGGTCCTATAAAGTAATTGGAATTAAAAGGA
Coding sequences:
- the LOC104255307 gene encoding keratin, type II cytoskeletal cochleal — its product is MGTDTFNQVKSKPKGNFRMLENLISTHLPSHLIVLCSRHRRTIAQKSVSVRPGGLTKSFSTASAAMPVNRSSFSSMSMSRSSGEGVGRISGGFGSRSLHNLGASKRISMSRGYCSARSGYSYGSGHGGLAYRVGGAGFGFGGGCGPAGIQEVTVNQHLLVPLNLEIDPNMQRVRQEEKDQIKSLNNKFASFIDKVRFLEQQNKVLETKWSLLKDQKIVKNNVEPMFDAYISNMRRQLEALGGDRLRLSSELKAMQDAVEDFKFRYEEEINKRTTAENDFVLLKKDADAAYVNKVDLGTKVDALTDEINFLQALYEAELSQMQSQISDTSVVLSMDNNRNLDLNSIIAEIKAQYEDIANRSRAEAESWYQSKYEELQLTAGRHGDDLHNTKMEISEMNRMIQRLHSEIDSVKKQCSSLQTAIADAEQRGEMAVKDARAKLAGLEDALQKAKADLARQLREYQELMNVKLAMDIEIVTYRKLLEGEESRLAGEGVGAVNISVISSGSSYGGGNTLGLGSGFSNRLSMGGGGASSSSGSCLAGEFSSATGSSSSMRFVSKSTTKKSYWS